The following are encoded in a window of Trichocoleus sp. FACHB-46 genomic DNA:
- the tsf gene encoding translation elongation factor Ts — translation MADISAQSVKELREKTGAGMMDCKKALTENGGDITKATEWLRQKGLASAGKKEGRVAAEGLVGQYIHTGGRVGVLVEVNCETDFVARGETFQTLVRNVAMQIAACPNVEYVKVSDIPADIAEKEKAIEMGRDDLAGKPDNIKEKIVQGRIDKRLKEMTLMDQPYIRDQNITVEELVKQTIAQTGENIQVRRFVRFVLGEGIEKQENNFADEVAAMTGTK, via the coding sequence ATGGCGGACATCTCTGCACAAAGCGTGAAAGAGCTGCGCGAAAAAACTGGCGCAGGCATGATGGACTGTAAAAAAGCCCTTACCGAGAATGGTGGGGACATCACCAAAGCGACCGAGTGGCTACGGCAAAAAGGTCTCGCTTCTGCTGGCAAAAAAGAAGGACGAGTTGCAGCGGAAGGTTTGGTTGGTCAGTATATCCACACGGGCGGCCGCGTCGGGGTTCTGGTAGAAGTAAACTGCGAAACTGACTTCGTAGCTCGCGGCGAAACGTTTCAGACCCTGGTTCGCAACGTAGCTATGCAGATTGCAGCTTGCCCTAACGTTGAGTACGTCAAGGTGAGCGACATTCCCGCAGACATCGCGGAGAAGGAAAAAGCGATCGAAATGGGTCGCGATGACTTAGCTGGCAAACCAGACAACATCAAGGAAAAAATCGTTCAAGGTCGTATTGACAAGCGCCTGAAAGAAATGACTTTGATGGATCAGCCTTACATTCGTGACCAAAACATCACGGTGGAAGAGTTGGTGAAGCAAACTATTGCTCAGACTGGTGAAAACATCCAAGTTCGTCGCTTCGTCCGATTCGTTCTAGGTGAAGGCATTGAGAAGCAAGAGAACAATTTTGCTGATGAAGTTGCAGCGATGACTGGGACTAAGTAA
- the recG gene encoding ATP-dependent DNA helicase RecG produces MEDAIEQLALPQPEIVTPTSTAAIPSSSPPDWVRLQKALAVEAEHGFNDLVGKQSRFSEFLAQSLQQAPEILPSRDRSRWQEMAGQFTNYSDLSFAQRQHLVADTRRFLYQVRQTCERTNQSSGAENGLAALEPKPKPPKTAPLAESQRAISPDEPLTYLPGIGPKNAERLAKLGLYTVRDLLFYYPRDHIDYARQVQIRDLEAGETVTLVGTVKRCTCFNSPRNAKLTIFELVVRDRSGQIKLSRFFAGNRYRNRGWQEQQKRLYPPGVVIAASGLVKQSKYGMTLEDPEIEVLDHSGSSIESVIVGRVVPIYSLTEGVGADLVRKAVIAALPAATRLDDPLPEPLQKQYELTGLAEAIAHIHFPPDSAALDMARRRLVFDEFFYLQLGLLKRRQSQRQTQASAILAPTGQLIDQLYELLPFQLTGAQQRVINDILNDLQQPAPMNRLVQGDVGSGKTVVAVVAVLAAIQAGYQAALMAPTEVLAEQHYRKLVSWFNLMHLPVELLTGSTKTAKRRQIHAQLQTGELPLLVGTHALIEDPVTFQRLGLVVIDEQHRFGVQQRARLQQKGVNGIPHVLTMTATPIPRTLALTLHGDLDVSQIDELPPGRKPIQTTALTASDRTQAYELIRRQVAQGRQVYVVLPLVDESEKLDLKSAIEEHQRLQEQIFPEFQIGLLHGRMTSAEKEEAINQFRDNQTQILVSTTVVEVGVDVPNATVMLIEHAERFGLSQLHQLRGRVGRGADQAFCLLMSSSKAETARQRLKVLEQSQDGFFISEMDMRFRGPGEVLGTRQSGLPDFALASLVEDQAVLEVAREAAEKAIAKDATLDRWPLMQAELEYRYQRLMGGAIFT; encoded by the coding sequence ATGGAGGATGCAATTGAGCAATTGGCTTTGCCCCAACCTGAAATAGTGACCCCAACCTCCACAGCGGCAATTCCATCTTCCTCGCCGCCTGATTGGGTACGGCTGCAAAAAGCCTTGGCCGTGGAAGCAGAGCATGGCTTTAATGATTTGGTGGGTAAGCAGTCTCGCTTCAGTGAATTTCTCGCTCAAAGCTTGCAGCAGGCTCCAGAAATTTTGCCGAGTCGCGATCGCAGTCGTTGGCAGGAGATGGCGGGCCAATTTACTAATTACTCCGATCTGAGTTTTGCCCAGCGGCAGCATTTAGTGGCCGATACGCGGCGGTTTCTTTATCAAGTGCGGCAAACCTGTGAGCGGACGAACCAAAGTAGTGGCGCTGAAAACGGGCTGGCAGCGTTAGAACCGAAGCCAAAACCTCCTAAAACTGCCCCACTAGCCGAGTCCCAGCGAGCCATTTCTCCCGATGAACCCCTGACTTACTTACCTGGAATTGGCCCCAAGAATGCGGAACGGCTAGCCAAGCTGGGACTTTATACGGTTCGCGATCTGCTATTTTATTACCCTCGTGACCACATTGATTATGCGCGGCAGGTTCAGATTCGTGACTTGGAGGCTGGGGAAACGGTGACATTGGTGGGCACAGTCAAGCGCTGTACCTGCTTCAATAGCCCCCGCAATGCCAAGTTAACCATTTTTGAATTAGTGGTGCGCGATCGCAGTGGGCAAATTAAGCTGAGTCGTTTCTTTGCAGGGAACCGCTATCGCAATCGAGGTTGGCAAGAGCAACAGAAACGGCTCTACCCACCGGGTGTGGTGATTGCGGCTTCTGGCTTGGTCAAGCAAAGCAAGTACGGCATGACTTTGGAAGATCCAGAGATTGAGGTGCTGGATCATTCGGGCAGTAGCATTGAGTCGGTCATCGTGGGACGAGTGGTGCCGATCTACTCATTAACCGAGGGAGTTGGGGCAGATTTAGTTCGCAAAGCAGTGATTGCGGCGTTACCTGCAGCCACTCGTCTGGATGATCCCTTACCGGAGCCATTACAGAAGCAGTATGAGCTAACTGGATTGGCAGAAGCGATCGCGCATATTCATTTCCCACCCGATAGTGCTGCCTTAGATATGGCCCGTCGGCGTTTGGTGTTCGATGAGTTTTTCTATTTGCAGTTGGGGTTGCTGAAGCGTCGCCAGAGCCAGCGCCAAACCCAAGCGAGCGCTATCTTGGCTCCCACTGGGCAATTGATTGATCAGTTGTATGAGTTGCTGCCGTTTCAACTCACGGGTGCTCAGCAACGGGTGATTAATGACATCCTCAACGACTTGCAGCAACCTGCCCCGATGAACCGACTGGTGCAAGGAGATGTGGGATCGGGGAAAACTGTGGTGGCAGTCGTGGCGGTTTTGGCAGCGATTCAGGCGGGCTACCAAGCAGCGCTGATGGCTCCGACTGAGGTGTTGGCAGAGCAGCATTATCGCAAGTTGGTGAGTTGGTTTAACTTGATGCACTTACCCGTCGAGTTACTCACAGGCTCAACCAAGACGGCGAAGCGACGGCAAATCCACGCCCAATTGCAAACGGGTGAACTGCCTTTGTTGGTGGGTACCCATGCCTTAATTGAAGACCCAGTCACCTTCCAGCGCTTAGGCTTGGTGGTGATTGATGAGCAGCATCGCTTTGGGGTGCAACAACGAGCTAGATTGCAACAAAAAGGTGTCAATGGCATCCCTCATGTCTTGACCATGACGGCGACGCCCATTCCCCGTACCCTGGCTCTGACGCTCCACGGTGATTTGGATGTGAGCCAGATTGATGAGTTGCCACCCGGACGCAAACCCATTCAGACAACGGCTCTGACCGCCAGCGATCGCACCCAAGCCTATGAGTTAATTCGTCGCCAAGTGGCTCAGGGTCGCCAGGTGTATGTAGTGTTGCCCTTGGTGGACGAGTCCGAGAAGTTGGATCTAAAGTCTGCGATCGAGGAACACCAACGGCTGCAAGAGCAAATTTTTCCAGAATTTCAGATTGGGCTACTGCATGGCCGCATGACTTCGGCGGAGAAAGAGGAAGCGATTAATCAATTCCGCGACAATCAAACCCAAATTTTAGTCTCAACAACAGTGGTTGAAGTCGGTGTGGATGTTCCCAACGCCACGGTAATGCTGATCGAGCATGCTGAACGTTTTGGTTTGTCGCAGTTGCACCAGTTGCGCGGGCGCGTGGGTCGAGGGGCAGACCAAGCTTTTTGTTTGCTGATGAGTAGTTCCAAGGCGGAAACTGCGCGGCAACGCCTGAAAGTATTAGAACAATCGCAGGATGGCTTTTTTATCTCAGAAATGGATATGCGCTTCCGAGGTCCGGGAGAAGTGCTAGGAACTCGCCAATCTGGATTACCTGACTTTGCTCTAGCCAGCTTAGTTGAAGACCAGGCGGTGCTGGAAGTGGCGCGGGAAGCCGCCGAGAAAGCGATCGCCAAAGATGCTACGCTCGATCGCTGGCCGCTAATGCAAGCAGAACTAGAATATCGCTATCAGCGGCTCATGGGTGGAGCCATCTTTACCTAA
- a CDS encoding DUF305 domain-containing protein has translation MQPPTSRAKPPARLLTAIAFTGSLLISCASTSETQAPTPGATTSSAANPSASPQAQGMNHAHPGSSHNTALDLGPSEANYDLRFIDAMIPHHQGAIAMAKAAQQKAQRPELKQLAAAIIQAQTQEVTQLQKWRQQWYPEFDSTPMAYDAEKRKMLPMSAQQQAAMMMHQDLSASGSEFDQRFLSAMMPHHAGAIAMAQDALQKSQHLEIKQLARNILTTQKAEIQKMQQWQAAWSQP, from the coding sequence ATGCAACCCCCTACTTCTAGAGCCAAACCTCCGGCTCGTCTACTCACGGCGATCGCCTTCACGGGCAGTCTTCTCATCAGCTGTGCTTCCACCTCCGAAACCCAAGCACCTACCCCAGGAGCCACTACGAGTTCAGCCGCCAATCCCTCGGCCAGCCCCCAGGCTCAGGGGATGAACCACGCGCACCCAGGCTCAAGCCATAATACCGCTCTTGATCTAGGGCCCTCTGAAGCTAATTATGATTTGCGTTTCATTGATGCCATGATTCCTCACCATCAAGGCGCGATCGCGATGGCTAAAGCAGCCCAACAGAAAGCCCAGCGGCCTGAGCTGAAGCAGCTTGCAGCAGCGATCATTCAAGCTCAAACTCAGGAAGTTACGCAATTGCAGAAATGGCGGCAACAGTGGTATCCCGAATTTGACAGCACTCCGATGGCTTACGACGCAGAGAAGCGCAAGATGCTACCGATGTCTGCCCAGCAACAGGCAGCGATGATGATGCATCAGGACTTAAGTGCATCCGGGAGTGAATTTGATCAGCGGTTTCTCAGTGCCATGATGCCTCACCACGCAGGCGCGATCGCGATGGCCCAAGACGCTTTGCAGAAGTCACAACATCTGGAAATCAAGCAATTAGCCCGAAATATTCTTACGACTCAAAAAGCAGAGATTCAGAAAATGCAGCAATGGCAAGCCGCTTGGTCTCAACCCTAA
- a CDS encoding ATP-binding protein — protein MRQFQFFSLRTKLILAFLGVALIPLLLLSWLNKHTAQVTLTNTANQALYAAASQTALTLDAFITANLDAVRVDAQLPGLAQYLSLPPKGRSNSEAEAEAAAILSTLTRRDSLNILSYTLFDRQGRSVLATNLKDIGRSQATDDYIRQPLQTKFPYASPIRVGRDGFTSLYFSSPVRNAKGTIVGVLAVRYNAAAIQQLVAQNNGLAGAQSFAVLLDENHIRLAHGIAAELIFKSVVPLPANKVKALIEAGRLPQRPPSELATDLPAFEQGLNQITCKAVRTCPPTYFTTALTGVNHQLSAVAAARLRTQPWFVIFAQPQQVFLAPIYAQVRVAQRLAVLIAIAVIIIAIAIAQWLARPLVHLAQRVAQFTAGQLNARAHIVSQDEIGSLATNFNAMAEQVGKLFQGLEERTHELEASQHVTFAVSELSKAIVDPESLLQEAVTLLQTRFNLYHVQIYLWEPATQQLSRQAGASEADISWPAHREISIRLDCPDSLVACAARTQRLAVAESRRITEAIAPDLAALPMGTEAAVPLVARGQLLGVLDIQDVYTDHFSAIDLDTFKTLAAQIAIALENARLFEQIQKTEERFRRIFEDAPIGMAIASLEDEQLVQVNKAFCRMLVYEAEALTQLSFKDITHPTDLSKDLRLFQQMVTGAIASYQIEKRYLKQTQEVVWANLTATLIRDQQGGASYSLGMIENITERKRAEAALRQSETQYREKAQQLQEALHELQQTQAQLVQSEKMSSLGQLVAGVAHEINNPINFIYGNLTHAKQYLQDLFKLLHLYQTHYPHPAPAIQTTTQEIDLEFVGEDFDRILASMQVGAERIRQIVLSLRNFSRLDEAEMKPVDIHQGLDNTLVILQNQLKPRPGHLGIEVIKEYGQLPLVNCYAGQLNQVFMNLLTNAIDALEARCTHQPLQAGVALVDQDALVTPPKIWISTAVVEPNQVMIRVVDNGPGMTERTRQRLFDPFFTTKEVGKGTGLGLSISYQIVEKHQGQLRCLSVPGEGAEFIVQIPIQPAPKLNS, from the coding sequence GTGCGGCAGTTCCAATTTTTTTCCCTTCGCACCAAACTAATCTTGGCTTTTTTGGGAGTAGCGCTGATCCCGCTGCTGTTGCTGTCTTGGCTGAATAAACATACGGCTCAAGTTACACTCACCAACACTGCCAACCAAGCTTTGTATGCCGCAGCCAGCCAAACTGCTTTAACCCTGGATGCTTTTATCACTGCCAACTTAGATGCAGTTCGAGTGGATGCGCAACTACCCGGTTTAGCTCAATATCTGAGTCTCCCGCCAAAGGGACGCTCCAACAGTGAGGCTGAAGCAGAAGCTGCTGCCATCCTAAGTACCCTGACTCGCCGAGATTCGCTCAACATCCTGTCCTACACCTTGTTCGATCGCCAGGGCCGTAGTGTGTTGGCCACGAACTTGAAGGATATTGGCCGCAGTCAGGCTACCGATGACTACATTCGGCAACCTTTGCAAACTAAATTTCCTTACGCTTCACCGATCCGGGTCGGCAGGGATGGTTTTACCAGCCTTTATTTCAGCAGCCCAGTCCGTAATGCCAAAGGCACGATTGTGGGTGTACTAGCTGTTCGCTACAATGCCGCCGCCATTCAACAGCTAGTCGCCCAAAATAATGGTTTAGCAGGTGCTCAATCTTTTGCTGTTTTATTGGACGAAAATCACATTCGTCTGGCTCATGGCATTGCTGCCGAATTGATATTTAAGTCTGTAGTGCCGTTACCTGCCAACAAAGTGAAGGCCTTGATCGAGGCGGGACGATTGCCGCAGCGACCTCCATCTGAACTGGCTACTGACTTACCTGCATTTGAGCAAGGACTGAATCAGATTACCTGCAAAGCAGTCAGAACTTGCCCACCCACATACTTCACTACGGCACTTACTGGGGTCAATCATCAGCTAAGTGCCGTTGCAGCGGCTAGACTCAGAACCCAGCCTTGGTTCGTGATTTTTGCGCAACCTCAGCAAGTTTTTTTAGCTCCGATTTACGCTCAAGTTCGGGTAGCGCAGAGATTAGCAGTTTTGATTGCGATCGCCGTGATCATCATTGCGATCGCGATCGCTCAATGGCTTGCCCGACCTTTAGTCCACTTAGCGCAACGAGTTGCTCAGTTTACAGCAGGGCAGCTTAATGCTCGGGCTCATATCGTATCGCAGGACGAAATTGGCAGCTTAGCGACCAACTTTAATGCGATGGCGGAGCAAGTTGGCAAACTCTTCCAAGGGTTGGAGGAACGCACCCATGAGTTGGAAGCGAGTCAACATGTCACCTTCGCTGTGAGTGAGTTATCCAAAGCAATTGTTGATCCCGAATCACTTTTGCAAGAAGCCGTCACCTTGTTGCAGACTCGCTTCAATTTGTACCATGTGCAAATTTATTTATGGGAGCCAGCTACGCAACAACTTAGCCGCCAAGCGGGAGCCAGTGAAGCCGATATCTCTTGGCCTGCTCATCGAGAAATTAGCATCCGGTTAGATTGTCCTGATAGCTTAGTTGCCTGTGCCGCACGCACCCAGAGGTTAGCCGTTGCAGAGTCTAGGCGTATTACTGAGGCGATCGCCCCTGATTTAGCTGCTTTGCCAATGGGCACAGAAGCGGCTGTACCGCTGGTCGCACGAGGGCAACTGCTCGGCGTTCTCGACATTCAAGACGTTTACACCGATCACTTTAGTGCGATTGACCTAGACACCTTCAAAACCCTAGCGGCCCAAATTGCGATCGCCTTAGAAAATGCCCGCCTGTTTGAACAAATCCAGAAAACCGAAGAGCGCTTTCGGCGTATTTTTGAAGATGCTCCGATTGGCATGGCGATCGCCAGCTTAGAAGACGAGCAGTTGGTTCAGGTGAACAAAGCCTTTTGCCGCATGTTGGTTTATGAGGCCGAGGCGTTAACTCAGCTCTCGTTTAAGGACATCACGCATCCAACCGACCTGAGCAAAGATTTACGCTTGTTCCAGCAAATGGTGACAGGGGCGATCGCCAGTTACCAGATTGAGAAACGCTACTTGAAACAAACTCAGGAAGTTGTTTGGGCCAACCTAACCGCCACCTTAATTCGGGACCAGCAAGGTGGTGCCAGCTACAGCCTCGGCATGATTGAGAACATTACCGAACGCAAACGAGCGGAAGCAGCGCTACGCCAGTCAGAAACGCAATACCGAGAAAAGGCTCAACAACTACAGGAAGCCCTACACGAACTACAGCAGACGCAAGCCCAACTCGTGCAAAGCGAGAAAATGTCCAGCTTGGGGCAACTAGTCGCTGGAGTGGCGCACGAAATTAACAACCCGATCAACTTCATCTATGGCAACCTAACCCACGCCAAGCAGTACCTCCAGGACTTGTTTAAGTTGCTGCACCTTTACCAAACCCACTATCCCCATCCTGCTCCTGCCATTCAGACCACAACCCAAGAAATTGATCTGGAGTTTGTGGGGGAAGATTTCGATCGAATTCTGGCTTCGATGCAAGTGGGCGCGGAACGAATTCGGCAGATCGTCCTCTCCTTAAGAAATTTCTCTCGATTGGATGAGGCAGAAATGAAGCCAGTCGACATCCATCAGGGGCTGGATAACACTTTGGTGATTTTGCAGAATCAACTGAAGCCCAGACCAGGCCATTTAGGCATCGAAGTGATTAAAGAATATGGTCAGCTTCCTTTAGTTAACTGCTACGCAGGACAACTGAATCAGGTCTTTATGAACTTACTGACCAACGCGATCGACGCTCTGGAAGCGCGTTGCACCCATCAACCCTTGCAAGCTGGCGTGGCTCTAGTTGATCAAGACGCTCTGGTTACACCTCCCAAGATTTGGATCAGCACTGCGGTAGTAGAGCCTAATCAAGTCATGATTCGGGTTGTGGATAATGGCCCAGGTATGACCGAGAGAACCCGACAGCGCCTCTTTGATCCCTTTTTTACAACTAAAGAAGTGGGGAAAGGGACAGGCTTAGGATTGTCGATTAGCTACCAAATTGTAGAAAAACATCAAGGACAATTGCGTTGCCTTTCGGTACCTGGAGAGGGCGCAGAATTTATTGTGCAAATTCCTATACAACCAGCCCCTAAATTGAATTCTTAA
- a CDS encoding WGxxGxxG family protein, translating into MKSAALSKFIGAGVLSLSLAALPLTLPAGAQTDAGTSTTSGTDTTSTYNNTDTATEGDRDFDWGWLGLLGLAGLAGLAKKSHEEPTRYREPEEVSRTGTRY; encoded by the coding sequence ATGAAATCTGCTGCTCTATCTAAATTTATCGGTGCTGGTGTACTTAGCCTTAGCCTTGCTGCACTACCTCTAACCTTGCCTGCTGGTGCTCAAACTGATGCTGGCACCTCCACCACTTCTGGTACAGATACAACTTCTACCTACAACAATACCGACACTGCTACTGAAGGCGATCGCGACTTTGACTGGGGTTGGTTGGGTCTGCTCGGTTTGGCTGGTTTGGCTGGTTTAGCTAAGAAGAGCCACGAAGAGCCTACTCGTTACCGCGAACCTGAAGAAGTCAGCCGCACTGGAACTCGCTACTAA
- a CDS encoding WGxxGxxG family protein — MKRTTLSKLVGAGVLAASLAVVPLSLPSHAQTDNNANNNPTLDTTPFQETKDDNNNLGWLGLIGLLGLANLFRKPKENVRYQEPDVVSRTGYRE; from the coding sequence ATGAAACGGACTACTCTATCTAAGTTAGTTGGTGCTGGTGTGCTGGCTGCTAGCCTTGCTGTTGTGCCCCTGAGCCTCCCTAGCCACGCTCAGACTGACAACAACGCAAACAACAACCCCACTCTAGACACAACGCCTTTCCAAGAAACCAAAGATGACAACAACAATTTGGGTTGGTTGGGTTTGATTGGTTTGTTAGGTCTAGCTAATCTCTTCCGCAAGCCGAAAGAAAATGTTCGCTACCAAGAGCCCGATGTCGTTAGCCGCACTGGTTACAGAGAGTAA
- the glpK gene encoding glycerol kinase GlpK, with the protein MSNPSAKYILALDLGTTGNRAFLFNHDGKIVGQAYKELTQYYPQPGWLEHDPQQIWQDTCWVMQTAVQQAGIAATEIAAIGLTVQRETCLLWDKTTGQPLHPAIVWQDRRTAPLCHQLQEQGYAPEIYDRTGLVIDAYFSATKLKWLLDHTAGKVDLGNVLAGTIDTWVLWNLTGGRVHATDDSNASRTMLFNLRSRQWDARLLDIFGIPAHLLPEVRPSLGLFGVTDAQLLGVEIPITAILGDQQAALFGQGCDRAGLIKCTYGTGCFLVAHTGAEIRRSPGQLVSTVAWTRADQTGAPEVGYALEGSMFTTGACIQWLRDGLKLIQTAAETEAMAAQVSDNGGVYFVPALSGLGAPHWDMSARGAFLGITGGAQREHLVRSVLEAIAYQVKEVVQAVDACSSTKVQRLKVDGGACDNNFLMQFQADVLGIPVERPVVRDVTVQGVAFAAGLASGFWQDYAALVNNRQSDRVFEPKAATAALENFTTWQKALSRAKSWAE; encoded by the coding sequence ATGAGCAATCCATCGGCAAAGTACATTCTGGCGCTAGATCTGGGCACTACGGGCAATCGAGCCTTTCTGTTTAACCACGATGGCAAAATTGTCGGGCAGGCTTACAAAGAATTGACCCAGTACTACCCGCAGCCCGGATGGCTAGAGCATGATCCGCAACAGATTTGGCAAGATACCTGTTGGGTGATGCAAACAGCAGTACAGCAAGCAGGCATTGCCGCCACTGAGATTGCTGCGATCGGATTGACCGTGCAGCGAGAAACTTGCCTGCTGTGGGATAAAACCACCGGACAACCTTTGCATCCTGCGATCGTGTGGCAAGATCGCCGAACTGCCCCTTTGTGTCACCAGTTACAGGAGCAGGGTTACGCCCCAGAAATTTACGATCGCACGGGCTTAGTGATTGATGCGTACTTCTCCGCCACTAAGTTGAAATGGCTCCTAGACCATACGGCGGGCAAGGTTGATCTAGGCAATGTGCTGGCAGGGACGATTGATACTTGGGTGTTGTGGAACCTCACGGGGGGACGGGTGCATGCCACAGATGACAGTAATGCCAGCCGCACAATGTTATTCAACCTGCGATCGCGCCAGTGGGACGCTCGGCTGCTCGACATATTTGGCATTCCCGCCCATCTTTTACCCGAAGTACGACCCAGCTTAGGTTTGTTTGGTGTGACCGATGCTCAGTTACTAGGAGTTGAAATTCCTATCACTGCCATCTTGGGCGATCAGCAAGCGGCTTTGTTTGGGCAGGGTTGCGATCGCGCAGGTTTAATCAAATGTACGTACGGTACAGGTTGTTTTCTCGTCGCTCATACAGGAGCGGAAATCCGGCGATCGCCAGGACAATTGGTTTCAACCGTGGCTTGGACTCGGGCTGATCAGACTGGAGCCCCGGAGGTGGGTTATGCCCTCGAAGGCAGCATGTTTACCACCGGAGCCTGCATTCAGTGGTTGCGCGATGGGCTGAAGCTAATTCAGACTGCGGCAGAGACGGAAGCAATGGCTGCTCAGGTGAGCGATAACGGTGGCGTTTACTTTGTGCCTGCCTTGAGTGGCTTAGGGGCACCGCACTGGGATATGAGCGCTCGTGGTGCCTTTCTCGGCATTACAGGAGGAGCCCAGCGAGAACATCTGGTGCGCTCCGTTTTAGAGGCGATCGCCTACCAAGTCAAAGAAGTGGTGCAGGCGGTGGATGCTTGTAGTAGCACCAAGGTACAACGACTGAAGGTAGACGGGGGAGCCTGCGACAACAACTTCCTCATGCAATTTCAGGCAGATGTGTTGGGGATTCCGGTCGAGCGTCCGGTAGTCCGGGATGTGACTGTGCAAGGGGTGGCCTTTGCTGCGGGCTTAGCCTCCGGTTTTTGGCAAGACTACGCGGCCCTAGTTAATAATCGCCAGAGCGATCGCGTCTTTGAGCCGAAAGCCGCCACAGCAGCGCTAGAAAACTTCACCACCTGGCAAAAAGCATTGTCTAGGGCAAAAAGTTGGGCCGAGTAG